Proteins from one Kwoniella shivajii chromosome 1, complete sequence genomic window:
- a CDS encoding 6-phosphogluconate dehydrogenase (decarboxylating), which yields MADIDNDKVNDVEIGIVGSGSMGGGMTLLFSQNGSKIGCYDYEKEAVQKLMDEAKEDENVNEKLVHGFTSLEKMINAFPKADSGEKKPRILVLSMPHGKAVDGILDDLLSLLDKGDIVIDGGNEWWQETERRQAKAGEKGIEWVGMGVSGGYQSARHGPSMSPGCTEETWKYLQPYLEKWAARTPEGEPCVMRIGPGGSGHYVKMIHNGIEHAHLSILCETRAILHHQLGLSNDEISDLFESWWKDGPLRGNFLVGIGFKGLRFSEGGGIEHAQDGIVEKIEDKVTQDVDKSEGTGTWSTKEIAERHVAAPAIAAAHQLRIISSDKLERLDVADNLNLAQPSEAKEAKLDKANKDKLMQTIQTAVYGAILGAFVQGLDIITRASQDQKWNISLATCIKIWRQGCIIQSDAIAEFLLPLFEKFGPSEPVNLLKSIPELASEFAKTYDAQKKLYTIAIETDAVAPALGASLEYIKTVNCRDLNTNFQELELDYFGHHNYDLKGKAEKGHEKGKYHTEFAKMPGV from the exons ATGGCTGATATCGACAATGACAAGGTCAATGATGTCGAGATTGGCATCgttggaagtggaagtatgGGAGGG GGTATGACACTGTTGTTCTCTCAAAACGGCTCTAAGATAGGGTGTTATGACTATGAAAAGGAAGCTGTCCAAAAGCTGATGGACgaagccaaagaagatgagaatgttAATGAGAAATTGGTCCATGGCTTCACCtctttggagaagatgatcaacgCTTTTCCAAAGGCGGATAGTGGGGAAAAGAAACCCAGAATTCTGGTATTGAGCATGCCTCACGGCAAAGCTGTCGACGGGATTTTGGATGATTTACTTTCTTTGTTGGACAAAGGAGATATCGTTATCGATGGAGGCAACGAATGGTGGCAGGAGACTGAAAGACGACAAGCAAAAgcaggagaaaaaggaattgAATGGGTTGGTATGGGTGTCAGTGGTGGAT ATCAATCCGCCAGGCACGGTCCATCGATGTCTCCTGGATGTACCGAAGAAACCTGGAAATACTTGCAGCCTTATCTCGAGAAATGGGCCGCGAGAACACCAGAAGGGGAACCATGCGTCATGCGCATTGGTCCGGGAGGATCGGGACATT ATGTCAAAATGATACACAACGGAATAG AACATGCCCACCTTTCAATCCTCTGCGAAACCAGAGCAATcttacatcatcagctcGGTCTCTCGAACGATGAGATCTCTGATCTCTTCGAGTCTTGGTGGAAGGATGGTCCACTCCGAGGTAATTTCCTTGTTGGCATTGGATTCAAGGGTCTGAGATTTAGCGAGGGAGGCGGGATCGAACATGCTCAAGATGGTATCGTAGAGAAGATTGAAGATAAGGTGACCCAGGACGTTGACAAGTCTGAG GGCACTGGTACATGGTCGACCAAA GAAATCGCGGAACGACATGTCGCCGCTCCTGCCATTGCAGCGGCTCATCAACTCCGGATCATATCTTCCGACAAGCTTGAGCGGCTCGATGTAGCCGACAACCTTAATCTCGCTCAACCTTCCGAAGCGAAAGAGGCGAAACTTGACAAAGCAAACAAGGACAAATTGATGCAGACCATTCAGACCGCTGTTTATGGTGCTATCTTGGGCGCTTTTGTGCAGGGTTTAGAC ATCATAACCAGGGCATCGCAGGATCAG AAATGGAATATCTCCCTAGCTACGTGCATCAAGATATGGAGACAAGGATGTATCATCCAATCCG ATGCAATCGCCGAGTTCCTCCTACCTTTGTTTGAGAAGTTTGGTCCTTCAGAACCAGTCAACCTCCTCAAAAGTATCCCAGAACTTGCTAGCGAGTTTGCCAAAACGTACGACGCTCAGAAGAAACTGTACACCATCGCAATTGAGACCGACGCTGTAGCTCCCGCTCTCGGTGCTTCCCTCGAGTATATCAAAACGGTCAATTGTCGGGATCTTAACACAAATTTCCAAGAGCTCGAACTGGATT ACTTTGGACACCATAATTATGATCTCAAAGGCAAGGCGGAGAAAGGCCACGAGAAAGGTAAATATCATACTGAATTTGCCAAAATGCCTGGGGTTTGA